A window of Quercus robur chromosome 12, dhQueRobu3.1, whole genome shotgun sequence genomic DNA:
ATTTAGTAGGTATCCCTgtcggtttttttttaaatgaatgaaTCTATTCAAAGTGTTCAGTTCAATACTAGACCATTCTTTACAATCCCACCAATTGAATATTGATGTGAACTTCCGATTAAGATAAGGTAATTAAATCATGTAAGGATAGTCCAGATTTTTCCATCTATGGTAATTCTAGTGCACAGGGAAATGTCAATATAATAACATCCAAAAGGCATATAAgattgcttttgatttttatttttcacctCCCCTTTAGGTTGAATCATGGAATAACTCATTGATCATGATtgcatatctttttttttttttttcattttctttttttaaagaaaaataataatgaattacTTATCCCTTAAAATAACTCATCAATCAATGACTCTATAAAGAGGTTACCTtctccaaatttatttaatcatcCCTAACCTTTAGTGAAATTTaggaatataatatataatgttCATGAGGCTCAGTCTTCATTAGTAAAACCTTAATAGAGCTAATTTTCTGGTAGATTCAGCCTGTTATCTTCGTAAATAATGTCTATtggaatgtttttatttattggggCACATTTTTATTGTGTCATGTGAAAGGAattatatcattctattatGTATAACATCTAAAGGCACAACTTCATCCTCTAGTGTGAAAccattttcatgaaaaatggTACCAAAGTGATGCCTCAccatttcatgatttttttggtGATCCTAACATGATGAACAAGGATTAATTGTACTTCCCCACCTAGCTACTCTAGGTTAGGGGGTAGGTTTTGGTGGGGAGGTTATAGATACCTCAATACTTTGTGTGTACATTCCTACTCTAATAGCTTCCAAGGTAGGGAAGATATTACTCCCTTTGTCCCATTTTGTTGGTCCTCTATATTCTGTTTTGAGATGTATTGAAACATAGTCCTCTTTGAAAAGTCAATGAACACAATAGTGATCACTTTCctaatttattcttttctttacaAAAAAGTTAATACCCCTCTTTCACTCAAGTTTAAATTAATGTggataattttgaaaacttgtatACTTTTCACTTAAAAATCAGTGCATTAAATGATGTTGTCTTAAAAAGTTGGATTTTCTAAAAAGGGCCAACAAAATGGGATGGAGGGAGTAGATCAATTGAAAAACACATACACTGATGCTGTATGATTTAATGGCATTCTGGTGAAAGAAATACCCACCATCGGTTATGATGGCCTTAAATAGCCAAAGGCAGTAGGAGATGCTTGCTATCTTGCTAGAATTAGTATGATGGTGATACCTTGAACTTTGGTCCAAGTCTCTTTGAGAGCCTTGAAGTCCATTTTCACCTTTTAATATTCCTAACGTCTAACAGTAAATCCCCTCCCTCCCTGCATGCCAAATTTAAAAATCAGTAGATGATATCCTAACTGGTTTTGTGTTAATAatttttgattaatttaaaGGAAACATTTTAAtctgtaattttattgaatcatttttgttttctctgaTTGAAAAGGTTATCTATCGGGACTTCAAGTCCTCGAATGTGCTCTTGGATGAGGACTTTAAGGCAAAGCTGTCAGACTTTGGGCTTGCTAGGGAAGGCCCACAGGGGGACCATACTCATGTATCTACGGCGGTAAGTATGTCATAGCTAACATTCTTGAATGGCATTTTTATAAGCTGTAGAAGTGGCTAATTGTATGAACCGGCataaataatgtataaaatattCCTTTAATTGCTTTTAGGTAAGTGGTGGCTCAGTCCACAAAATTGGGTCATTCAACGCACAAGCACCCCTTGAACAAATTGGTTTAATAAATGATGCTCAAATGATCTAAATGGACTCTTAAAGACTCTGGCTCATGTGGTAATTTTTATGAACTAGATGATGTACTAAATGGGCCAAGCAAAACCTGATTTGCATTTTGTCTCTTTTGCAACATGCTGCAAATCTATATGTTCGTTTGGTAGAATTCATTAGGTACTTTGACCAAGCTATAGTGAGCTGGTCTGATTTTATGGTTGCCAAGTGCCTCTTGGCTCTTCAATTCAGAAGTCAGCTTATCTTATCTAAATTCAGTAATGAGAAGCATGGGGTTGCTTGATCATATTATAAAACATGACTTATAAGTTGCTACTTGTCATGCCCataattactttatttttctattgttttgTTCTCAGGTGGTTGGGACGTATGGATATGCTGCCCCGGAGTATGTTGATACAGGTCACCTCACAATCCAGAGTGATATATGGAGTTTTGGTGTTGTACTGTATGAGATACTCACAGGCAGGCGAGTCTTGGAAAGAAACCGTCCAGCAATGGAGCAGAAGCTTCTAGAATGGGTGAAACAGTTCCCAGCTGATACTAATAAGTTCAGCATGATAATTGATCCACGACTTAGAAACCAGTATTCTATTGCTGCAGCTCGGAAAATTGCTAAACTGGCTGATAGCTGCCTAATCAAGAATGCCAAGGATCGGCCAACAATGAGTCAAATAGTAGAGAGATTGAAGGAAGCAATACAAGTTTCAGAAGAGGGAATCGCTTCTGGGAGTAGAAGTTCTGAGTCATCTGGATCTAAATTTTTCCAGCGGAAACCCAGATAGGGTTATTAAGAGAAGTTTGTGATCTTAAGAGAGCGAAAGAATATGAAAACTTTTTTGCTGACGGAGTTATCTTAAACTTTCAGTAGGTTAAAAGTGAGCTAATACTTGGTGCTATTCTATTTCTGTCTAGGTTCTAAATACTGTGTAGATGTCTGTAGGTCTGGAACATTTGATGGATACAACTTGACTCACCTAAGCGAAGCCCTGGTCCTTGCTCACCTATACTTTTTGCGGCTCTATTTCAAATTCAGGCATGGATGAAAGGTGTATAGATTGGTCTGTGGAATGGTTGTAAATCTCTTTAGTGAATTTTGTTGTATGGAACTATGATAATTCTTCTGAGTTGAAATGCAATATAAATCTCCattttatatacttttaaaCCGGGgggatatatttttttcactgGTAAGCTGAATACAATCCCCTTGCCCCGGGCAGCTTCTCCTCTTGTTAAAAGAGACCTGGTTTATAAAGTTTATGGAATCTATAGTTTATACCATTGAGGAAAGGGCAATTCTATTCCAATGCATTCTAAGTGGACGTGCTTTTGGCAAAAGTGAGTTATCAAACTCGgcccttttttaaaaattttctactttttatacTTGGATGACTATAGGGGGCATTAAACAAGGCTCTTTATTGTAGTTAATCTGGCTCACTGATGGATATCTCAGTGACGAGACACCTCAAGCTCGGTCAAGCTCCTCTACTCAACCATGGGAGTGACCGAGATTGAGCTAAAGAGAGAACCAAGCCAATCTCAAGAATTGCGGGATTGACTTTACCTTGTCGTCAATAATTTTTCCCTAGTTTGAGTCTCAATTgcatctaaaaaagaaatttgattCCAAAGACTATGTAAGAGTCGCATTGGTATCTGGGTCTAAATTGGAATTGATTTTTCtccaataaatttattaattgaagGAAGCTCTGCTGAAGCTAGACACTACTAAGTCTTACATGAATAAGGATTGGCACCATACTGGACGACAGTAAGTTCCTTCTTAGGCCAAGTTGTGATCGGGGACTTGTGAACCTGAAATACCAAAGAGAAACTTATATCCTCCATGACCAACCTTGGGGTTGATTGTGGAGGCTCTAATGGCTAAGTTAGTGAGACAACATGAGAGAACAAGGTTtagagagtgaaagagagaagGACAAGTGAAGAGATttggattgagagagagagagagatccttTTCCAAATAGTCTTTCTTCCTTTCATAGAGAAATGAGTGGTTGTAAATGTTCAGAAGAATGTGTGGTTGTAGGTGTTCAGAAGAATGTGTGATTGTAGTCTTGTAGGTGATTTACTATTAGACGAGACACCCCCTACAATATCTAAGGTATGCACAGAAAAAATCTTAACCATTACTCCAAAAAACTAGAACATATCAATTACCTTTGCTAACTTAAGCATCAGAAAAAGCACCTTCTAACATCTGATAGCTCACTccatattatttttcatctttattgCAACTTGCAAGTATCTGTGGATTCAAGGTCTGGCCGTTTGATTAACTGTATCAAAAAATATCAGCAGGTAAGATGTGAACTTCCTTGCTTCCTTGCAATATATGAATGGGGAGAAAATGAGAGGATTGTGAGGTCATGAACTGTTTGTCCATTGAGGAGGCTTAATTAGACTATGTGCAGTTGTGCACTCTTGTTACTGTTCCTTCACGCTTGATGCATGGAAGTAAGCTTAATAAATGAAGAATTGATGTTCATACATGATGGGCCAATGCCATTGGGACGAAGGCAACTCCAGATTATGAACCATGTATATTTAAAGCCTACAAGAAGCAGTATTCTCAAAAcctcaaaatccaataaattttGTGTAGAGCTTCAAGACGCGGTATGATGCCCAAAACCTCCCCGAATAAGTACGAGGCCGAAAACCTCAAAATCGTGCCTCACTTAATGTCTATTACCTTAGcccaaataaaaaggaaaggaaaggaaaggaaagaaaaaaacgTTAAAAACCCGACCTACCGGATTCGAACCAGCGACCCCAGGATAACTATTCAGAAGAAGAATGTGATTATCCTATAATCTAACCAACTGAGCTAAGGTCGGCTGATGGTTCTGTTTatccttaatttttatttaaacttgtaaATTGAAAAGAGAATTATAATTTAACACGATGGTTTTTTGGCCAATTAATATAAAAACTGTgacttttctttcaaaaaaaaggTCACAAATCACCCTATtaatctattattttattaaatatatatataaaaaaaaaaatgaatttgctCTCTAGCGCTTAactaattttctaattttatttccaTGGTTTATTAGCCATCAAAtctttgaaaatataaaattatccaATTTTAGTGCTTACtctctatccaaaaaaaaaaaaaaaaaaacttcacgCTATATAACACTTATATCATTTGACTAGCCGCATTTACAATAAAAGGAAATGTCTATGTTTTGAAATATTATCATATACATCGGGCATATGGAGCGCCCCTCTCACTAACATGTGAATCACATGTTGATCAGAGAGGCTCTCCATACAATTGATGCATAAGATACCAAATTTTAAGGTGACCATGTGGCATCATAGTACTAGCTGGACTAATAGGCGGCATGTTTAATTCGTCTGGGCTATATGagtgtattttttagtgtacctaacttcttcttctttttttttgggggggggggggggggaaggttAATTCTAACTCCTCCTAAACTAATGGGTGAAGTTTAATAGTATAAAAACAAGCAATTGATATTGTGGTCATTCATTTCAATGTCGCCATGATCTAACCCAATGTTGTCAAGACTTAACCAAATCAAGGCAAGATCAAATCACCGATGATCAATGGCCTTCCAACAccacggagagagagagagagagagagagagagagagagagagagagagagagagagaggattttcAAATGTTTAGAAGAGCtacaatttttgtaaattttgaagAGAGATAGCTTCCCTTGACCAGCGACCCCGAGATAGCTTTCAGGATTTTGACGAGCtacaatttttgtaaattttttttctaaaaaaaaaaaaagtgatgagtGAACATAGTTAAACCTCTCTTTTAGGTGATTTCCTTGACCAGCTCGTCGAAAATCTGAAAAATGGCACCTCTATCTcttataagagcatccacagcagtggagctaaaaatttagctttttagctccaccaaaagttactttatctattttacctatacacatgctgcagcagtaaatctattttaactttcaatacaataaaataatataaacatcacaataaaataatatatcccactacCTAAAAAACACCCAcagcaccaaccacaaccacctctaccatcagccacagccacaaccacagcgacaaccaccaccaccaccaccaccaccaccggccacaaccaccactctattttggcaaccacaacacaacatagaaaaaaaaaaaaaaaaaaacaaaaccacaaccagAATCACAACCCCATCACCACCAGTCACCACAAACCACCAGCCATGACAACCACAACCCATTGTCACTGCCACAACCACAATCATAAACCACAAAACTCATAGCCAAAATCCACAAAACCCACTGCcaaagccaaaatcatccaccaccaccataactaaaatccacaaacccactgtcaaaatcatccaccaccactaccatagccaaaatcaaccaccaccaccacagccaccaaacccatatgaaaatacataaaaaaaaaaaaaaaaaaaaactcaatcacagcaaaaagaatagagagatgGGCGGCAGTGGTGGATCGAAGGCTTGGGAGGCGTGGGCCGGTGGATCAGAGATGTGGATCGTGTGTCGGCAGAGGCTTGGGTCGGTGACGTTGAGGCCGGTGGAGGTGTGGGTCGGAGGCTTGGGGCTTGAGTCAGCTTGGGCTGGTGACGTTGAGGCCGGCGGAGGCGTGGGTCGAAGGCTTGGGGCTTGGGGCTTGGGTCGACTTGGGCTGGTGACGAagtgactgagagagagagagagagagagagaggcgagagtgactgagagagcaagtggcatttttttaatcaacagccagaataaaatatatatatttttttagctctcataaacagtgcacatctatttatagatgtgcactgtagcagtggagctaaaaaaaatagatttaactCCATTGCTGGAGCATCATTTTAATGTTTGTGgagctaaaatttagcattataGCATTATATCTCCATTGTTACAAATGCTCTAAGGTAGCAAACATCATTTCCTTTAGGAGTATCCAGTATCAACTAAACAATATTTTCCtagtaaaagaaataaaataacatataagATGTGCATAAATAATATCcttcatacatacatatatataaaatattatatttggtgGTGGTTTTGGAAAGTTGACTGATTATCGACAAATAGCATCTAAGAAAATACTTGTATCATGTGTTGCACCCTCCTGATCCAACCATAACAAATGTGAAAAGTAAATCAAAATCACATGTTGCCATTACATTGAAAGAGGACACACCatttctattatatataatatgaagtTTTCTTGTCCTCTTCAAAAATAACTTGGATATGTGACTATGTGTACCATCAATGACACCAATACAAtcctaaaatataatataaattttagttacTTAGGAAATAATcctaataaatattaaaagcaAATTAGAATGTATAAAATGAATACTTAAAAATGTGATATGTACAatggatttttttgtttgtctttgaaTAACAAAAAATGTAGGGTTAGAAGGCTTGAGAATATCCATTGACATTATGTTAAGACATTTCAAAACTTTATGAAAAtgtctatatatatagtttcaCTAGAATGTTAGAATATTTCTTGAACCAATATGTTACATGCTCCGTTccatcaacaaccaaaaaaaaaaaaaaattgttacatgCTCCTTGTCCAAATATCATCAAACAAATACTTAATATATACCTATTGACTCTTCAAACCTAACATACCTTGTGTGTCGAATCCCATATTTTTGTTGCAAAACATTACACAATTGAAGTACAACATATAACTTCATTCTAAACATTTGGTGATATTTCATTTCATTACCTATTAAACAATCCATTAATCATATATTACCAATTTGTACAGAATCTCTagtagattgtttatcaatatatttaatatagTACGTAACTTATTGTTATCAAGTAACGATGAGATCATATAATTCATCGTGATCATCATTTTCAACATTATAAGAATGATTATCATCACTGCTAGTTAAGGATTACCgtgttgtttctcaaaaaaaaaaaggattaccGTGTTAGGTtagacattattattattattattatataaaatctgAAACGATATACCGTATTAATcgttattgaaatattttggttatatatatatatatatatattttttttttttttttttgtgtgaaaacatTTTGTAAGATAATTCTTGGGTACAAAGTTGATGGACTTGCTGCTGAGTGCTGATACTGATagcaattttgagaaaaaataaaaatttcccaaTCTTCActttgacaaaattttggaaatCTTGTTGCTCTTGTTGTTTGATTAGAACTTAGGACTGTAAAACCCTTGGAAAACCACATCTACCAGCAACCTCTCTGCTCTCTCACTGTCATTTTAGTGTTTTGTTTGGTATAGTCCGAATtgtaaagtgaaaaaaaaaaaaaaatggagaagagcTTCACTCTGATTCAGACAATCGCCACCGCCGGCGCCTTCTCTGCCATTTCCTTCTGGTATTTTCAAATCCCTTACTTTCTTCCCAAATCtttcactcactctctctctctctctctctctcaggtaCGGTTTCATGTTTGGCCGAGAATCCTCTCGCAAAGAGCTTGGCGAATTGATTGAAAGTCTTCGCCGTGGAAATTCCGATTCAGCTTCTTCGCCTCCTCAGTCTTAATTGGTAACTAATTAATTCCTTCTCTCTTTTGGGTTTGAATGTGATAAAAACATCAGCTAATTAGtttcacaaaagaaaagaaaagaaaagaaatagtgATTGATTGCTTTTCTCTGGTTGTGTTTTACAAGTAAACATTTTAATGGATATTCTTGATTTCATAATGCATGAGAGCTATGTTTAGGCAGGATGGGTTTTTGTGAGATGTGAAAGCAATGTTATGAAAACAAATGTGATTGTAAATCAGTCATCACATTTCAAAAGTATTAATTAGTGATTTGCTTAATTTATAGAATAGATTTTCCTTTGGGTTTAGCAGCTTGTAATATAACTGTTGACATTGACCCATTGCAGAAATTCATGCTTTGCTACTTTGTTCgtcacatttttgttttttagtttgatgTTATCCCAAAAGGATGTGTTTCAACTTCCTTGAAAATAACATGAAGGTCCTAAGTTTAATGAGAAGGGTGTTGTTTTCTTGGGAGCAAAACTTTTAAGAATGAAATTTCTCTTTAGTTGAGAGTTTGTTTGTGGTTGTGGCAATGTTGGTGGCGACATAGTCATGCTATACTGGCATCTCAAGATTTATGTAAGATCATAGAGTTTTGAGGTTAGGATCTTTGATAAATTACAAATCAAGATGCTTTGAAAGGATCTAATGGTAGAAACTTGAAAGTCTGGATGTTTACTTATGTCTTGAACACAAATGATAAGAtaagatttatatttttgtagTTAAGACAGATTAATTTATTGTAACCACATAAGGGTGATGAATTATCAATTATGTGTACTTTATGGAAATTCTTATCTTGCTTTAATATTCCTCTCGCATCTAATTACAAtagtgtattttttatttattctgaTAGTCCTGTAATGCATCATTTTTCTTTATGCACCTATCCTAAAAGCATTGAGGTCCACAAGAAGTTTGTTTCATGGTTTGTTGATTCCAATTAtcattaatcatttttattcaaaCCTCTTAAGAGCTGTTTGACTCTTGGCATATTCAGGTG
This region includes:
- the LOC126709801 gene encoding uncharacterized protein LOC126709801, coding for MEKSFTLIQTIATAGAFSAISFWYGFMFGRESSRKELGELIESLRRGNSDSASSPPQS